In Bombus terrestris chromosome 6, iyBomTerr1.2, whole genome shotgun sequence, a single window of DNA contains:
- the LOC100649294 gene encoding transmembrane 7 superfamily member 3 isoform X2 has protein sequence MRQVSIKATSNATFNINNISSSASFIIFQIHTYQHNVTLSYDKDYLNKISNKSVFGSNIGLFSRLSENIVTQLFVKNDNVHDVNGLLAVVAYHNKAPIPGGCNLEFNTEIAPYAKVQILDAMVIVDFQPASVPWNDSVKLTCEKNPVKVEMYQIFLNEQDFSINSYFVAITSMLTVTDIKNNGVKVANPVIFSPMRRMFSAYTGVGSIYVALATYGNYSAAYVPSFSYACHPTIDPASCDVLPNLLSKIICAFCFFVGLLSICFGHHQLKVDMTLPVFFTGTVIGYAAVGDILIAMGIGLCFTIFWLACQSYFSIIFSGIMFNMTLGFLFACVTYFLSPDSFTVLQNNWVFWSLFMSLALGLSLIMTIIFEFGFVMTCSIIASFMVILPLDYWIGSALKYIIINIIRRMTVKGFNLVTVRPPFEANDIALIIFWLCLVLYRTWKQWCRVGVLDLAERTPLLR, from the exons ATGAGACAAGTATCTATCAAAGCCACTAGCAATGCaacatttaatataaacaaCATTTCCTCCAGTGCTTCTTTCATTATCTTTCAAATTCATACCTACCAACATAATGTCACGCTGTCTTATGATAAAGATtatcttaataaaatttcaaataaaagcgTATTTGGATCAAACATTGGCCTTTTCTCTAGGCTATCCGAGAACATAGTAACGCAACTATTCGTGAAAAACGATAATGTCCACGACGTTAATGGTCTACTCGCTGTTGTTGCTTACCACAATAAAG CACCCATACCGGGTGGATGCAACTTGGAATTCAATACAGAGATCGCGCCGTACGCGAAAGTGCAGATACTCGACGCGATGGTGATCGTCGACTTCCAACCCGCCTCGGTACCGTGGAACGACAGCGTAAAGCTCACTTGCGAAAAAAACCCTGTGAAAGTCGAGATGTATCAGATATTCCTGAATGAGCAGGACTTCAGTATCAATAGTTATTTCGTGGCTATCACAAGCATGCTGACTGTTACGGATATCAAGAATAACGGAGTAAAG GTAGCGAATCCGGTGATCTTCTCTCCGATGAGGCGAATGTTCAGCGCGTACACCGGAGTTGGCTCCATTTACGTCGCACTGGCTACTTACGGAAACTATTCTGCGGCCTACGTGCCATCATTTTCATACGCCTGTCATCCCACAATCGATCCGGCCTCCTGTGACGTTTTAC CCAATTTACTTTCTAAGATCATCTGCGCTTTCTGTTTCTTCGTTGGATTATTATCAATATGCTTTGGGCACCATCAACTTAAAGTCGATATGACACTGCCGGTATTTTTCACTGGAACCGTGATCGGTTACGCTGCAGTAG GGGATATTTTAATCGCCATGGGAATAGGCCTGTGTTTCACGATATTCTGGTTGGCGTGCCAGTCGTACTTCTCAATTATCTTTAGCGGGATAATGTTTAACATGACGCTGGGCTTCCTCTTCGCGTGTGTCACTTACTTTCTGTCCCCGG ACTCGTTTACAGTTCTGCAAAACAACTGGGTATTTTGGTCGCTGTTCATGTCCTTGGCCCTTGGTCTAAGTTTGATCATGactataatatttgaatttggTTTTGTCATGACGTGTTCCATAATCGCATCCTTTATGGTAATCCTGCCATTAGATTATTGGATTGGTTCTGCtctgaaatatattataataaatataataagaagGATGACCGTCAAGGGTTTCAATTTAGTCACAGTCCGACCACCATTTGAAGCTAATG ATATAGCCTTGATCATATTCTGGTTATGTTTGGTGCTATATCGCACCTGGAAGCAATGGTGCAGAGTAGGTGTACTAGATCTGGCGGAAAGAACTCCATTACTTCGCTGA
- the LOC100649294 gene encoding transmembrane 7 superfamily member 3 isoform X1, with translation MNRTFVGELLIFLLLAIGSLAREKSSDTLSLTDGSVLQVNLTNLHDSVPYMRQVSIKATSNATFNINNISSSASFIIFQIHTYQHNVTLSYDKDYLNKISNKSVFGSNIGLFSRLSENIVTQLFVKNDNVHDVNGLLAVVAYHNKAPIPGGCNLEFNTEIAPYAKVQILDAMVIVDFQPASVPWNDSVKLTCEKNPVKVEMYQIFLNEQDFSINSYFVAITSMLTVTDIKNNGVKVANPVIFSPMRRMFSAYTGVGSIYVALATYGNYSAAYVPSFSYACHPTIDPASCDVLPNLLSKIICAFCFFVGLLSICFGHHQLKVDMTLPVFFTGTVIGYAAVGDILIAMGIGLCFTIFWLACQSYFSIIFSGIMFNMTLGFLFACVTYFLSPDSFTVLQNNWVFWSLFMSLALGLSLIMTIIFEFGFVMTCSIIASFMVILPLDYWIGSALKYIIINIIRRMTVKGFNLVTVRPPFEANDIALIIFWLCLVLYRTWKQWCRVGVLDLAERTPLLR, from the exons ATGAACCGCACTTTTGTCGGAGAGCTGTTAATCTTTCTGTTACTCGCCATTGGCAGCTTAGCTAGGGAAAAATCATCAGATACACTATCTCTCACTG ATGGAAGTGTATTACAGGTGAATTTAACTAATCTTCATGATTCTGTGCCATACATGAGACAAGTATCTATCAAAGCCACTAGCAATGCaacatttaatataaacaaCATTTCCTCCAGTGCTTCTTTCATTATCTTTCAAATTCATACCTACCAACATAATGTCACGCTGTCTTATGATAAAGATtatcttaataaaatttcaaataaaagcgTATTTGGATCAAACATTGGCCTTTTCTCTAGGCTATCCGAGAACATAGTAACGCAACTATTCGTGAAAAACGATAATGTCCACGACGTTAATGGTCTACTCGCTGTTGTTGCTTACCACAATAAAG CACCCATACCGGGTGGATGCAACTTGGAATTCAATACAGAGATCGCGCCGTACGCGAAAGTGCAGATACTCGACGCGATGGTGATCGTCGACTTCCAACCCGCCTCGGTACCGTGGAACGACAGCGTAAAGCTCACTTGCGAAAAAAACCCTGTGAAAGTCGAGATGTATCAGATATTCCTGAATGAGCAGGACTTCAGTATCAATAGTTATTTCGTGGCTATCACAAGCATGCTGACTGTTACGGATATCAAGAATAACGGAGTAAAG GTAGCGAATCCGGTGATCTTCTCTCCGATGAGGCGAATGTTCAGCGCGTACACCGGAGTTGGCTCCATTTACGTCGCACTGGCTACTTACGGAAACTATTCTGCGGCCTACGTGCCATCATTTTCATACGCCTGTCATCCCACAATCGATCCGGCCTCCTGTGACGTTTTAC CCAATTTACTTTCTAAGATCATCTGCGCTTTCTGTTTCTTCGTTGGATTATTATCAATATGCTTTGGGCACCATCAACTTAAAGTCGATATGACACTGCCGGTATTTTTCACTGGAACCGTGATCGGTTACGCTGCAGTAG GGGATATTTTAATCGCCATGGGAATAGGCCTGTGTTTCACGATATTCTGGTTGGCGTGCCAGTCGTACTTCTCAATTATCTTTAGCGGGATAATGTTTAACATGACGCTGGGCTTCCTCTTCGCGTGTGTCACTTACTTTCTGTCCCCGG ACTCGTTTACAGTTCTGCAAAACAACTGGGTATTTTGGTCGCTGTTCATGTCCTTGGCCCTTGGTCTAAGTTTGATCATGactataatatttgaatttggTTTTGTCATGACGTGTTCCATAATCGCATCCTTTATGGTAATCCTGCCATTAGATTATTGGATTGGTTCTGCtctgaaatatattataataaatataataagaagGATGACCGTCAAGGGTTTCAATTTAGTCACAGTCCGACCACCATTTGAAGCTAATG ATATAGCCTTGATCATATTCTGGTTATGTTTGGTGCTATATCGCACCTGGAAGCAATGGTGCAGAGTAGGTGTACTAGATCTGGCGGAAAGAACTCCATTACTTCGCTGA